From Niallia sp. Man26:
AAGCTATTATATGTCTCGTACAGAGAAAAAGGTTAAAACAGATGAGGAAAAATCACAAGGTAACCTTATCGGCGGAATTAAAAACCCATTCTTGAATGCAAGTGAATGGGGTTGGGAAATTGACCCGACTGGACTTCGCATCTCTTTAAACAATCTGTATGACCGCTACCAAGTACCATTGTTCGTTGTAGAAAATGGTCTAGGCGCATACGATAAAGTAGAAGAAGATGGTTCTATTAACGATGATTACCGCATTGATTACCTTCGTGAACATATTAGAGCGATGGGTGAAGCTATCGAAGACGGTGTTGAGTTAATGGGTTATACTTCATGGGGCTGTATTGACTTAGTAAGTGCATCTTCAGGAGAAATGTCTAAGCGTTATGGTTATATCTATGTAGATAAACATGATGACGGAAGCGGTACATTTGACCGCAGCAAGAAGAAATCCTTCTTCTGGTATAAAGATGTAATTGCAACAAATGGTGAAAATCTGTAATAATATGAAGCGCTTGGGATTATCCCAAGCGCTTTTGTTATAGGCATTTATTCCTTAACGGCCTTCACTATAAAGGTATATAGTCTTCTAGGAAGTTAATAAATATATGCCTTGATAGTGGTTATTATCCTGCTAAAGTAAAAATAAATCTAGTAACTTATTGTTTTATTTGGTATATTCTTTAAAAATATACTGCAAAAGGAATGACCTGTGATGAAGTTAATTAAACAGTTTATGTTAAATCGTCCTGCTGATAAAAGAATGGCCTATTTCTACGGTGTTGTGGCAACAGATGAACAAGTCTGGCTATTGCGTAATGAAGAAGATGACTTATTAGTATTAGAAGGCGATGAACAGTATTCTTTTGTACTGCCAGTCTGGCCAAACAGAAGCTTTGCCGAAATGGAGTCAACCCATTTAGAGGATCCATATGAAGCATTTAACATGCCATTGAGCAAATTCATAGAGGAGCTGCTAATTGATGTGGAAAATGACGGCGGTGCAGCAGCTATCTTTCCAAACCAAAAGGATGCAAGTATTCAAACAAGGGAAGAAATAATAGAAATGATACGTAATATTTAACAGATACGCATAAGTTTCATTATCATTAAGATTTTGAATATAACAGCAGGTGAAAAAATATTTGAGTTAGACTTTATTTTTATATTGACTTTGAGGTGGGGGAGCCGCTGTTGAATGCTGCTGCTGCCCTTTAATATATGGACATGGAGGAAGATATGGAGTCTGAGCAACGATTTAAGAAACTGAAAGAATTTCAGGAGCTGTTTGAAAATATTTTTAGTAAAACGAAAACACAGCATAATTTTTTCCCGAAAACAGAATACAATCTTAGTGATGGTCACATCTTAATTTTGACTTATTTGTACAGAATCAAGACTTGCACAGCATCCGATATTACTAAATATTTAGGGATAACATCAGGTGGGGGAACGGTATTAACTGATACGTTATTAAAGCATGATTTAATCAATCGTCAAAGGTCTGCAAGTGATCGAAGAGTCGTAGAGCTTACTTTAACACCTGAAGGAAAGAAAATTGTTGATCGAATTATTGAAAGCAGAGCAACTGCGTTTGTAGAACTTCTGCAAGATTTAGAGGAAACAGAAATTGATCAAATGTTAAACGTATTTCGTAAATTAAATAAAAAACTAAAATAACTAATATTATCATTAATTGATATAAATTCTCATTGACTATTATCAGTAACAATGATAACTTTACTACTAACTAATATCTTAGTTAGTAAGATAATTATTTAATAATATAAAGGAGGTATTCATAATGTTTGTTAATCAGGCCCATTTTGAAGGGGAGAAGCACAATGAAGATAAATTAATAAACAAGATGAAAAAAACGCAAGAGGACTTGAGTGGTGTAGAAGGATTGCATGCTGTTGAGTTTTGGAAAAAAGAAAAAACCGATACAGTCGAATATGTAATTGTCTCAAAATGGACAGCAAAAAAGGACTTCACAGCATGGTTATCTAGAGAAGAGCATGTTAACGAGCATAAAGAAATGATTAAACAGAAGAAACAAGGCATTAGTGAGAAGCCTGTGATGAAAAAGACGATTGTTCAATACGAAACGGTAGAGGTTTCTGCTTTATAATAAGAATTTTGTAAGGGGTATTTATGAAGATTCATATAAAATATAAACAGCTTGTATTTGCATTCTTTATGTCGTTAAGTATGAGCGTATTTATTTCTTTTATTCTTGTATCCATTAATTTTGGATACAGCAGTCATTTTCTCCCACAATGGTTAAAAATGTGGGGACAAGCATTCATTTGTGCATTTTTTGGAGCTTACTTCTTCCCAAAATTTATCCATAAGATTATGATAAAAATTAGCTTTGTGGAAACGAAGGTTAAAGAGACAAAAGGGATATAATTACTAATAAGCGAAGCTGCTGTCTTTACATAGACTTAAGCTTCGCTTTTTTGTTCTATTTTTATGATGATAGTGAAGCAGTTTTTTTTCATTAAGGTTATCATTTGCCATAAAACGAGATATATTTTGATATTAAAAATTTGCTTTAATCCTTATATGATAAATATGATAACGTTTACAAATTAAGGTTAAAGGGGGTTTTAATATGAAGAATACTGGTTCACTTGCATTAAAAGAAAAGCTTGCTTTTGGCATGGGTGCTTTCGGTAAGGATTTTGTTTATATCTTTATATCGATGTATCTTTTGTACTTTTATACAGATGTACTGCAGATTCCGGCGACAACAGCTGGTGCTATCCTTTTAATCGTTCGCCTTGTAGATGCGCTGTTTGATCTGCCTTTTGGTTTTTTAGTGGATAAAACGAGGACTAGATGGGGAAAGCTGCGACCGTACTTGCTATTTGGAGCGGTTCCTTACGGAGCTTGCGCTGCATTCTTATTCTATGCTCCTGCTTTTTCTCAGTCAGGAAAGATTTTTTATGCTTTCACTTTATATTTATTGATTAGCATTTTATACAGTATTGTCAGCATTCCTCATGCAGCTTTAAACACAGTAATGACAGATAATATTCAAGAAAGAGCACATCTTTCTAAATACTTGGTTATGTTCTCAGGAATCGCTGCAGCTGTAGCAGGAGTTATTACTGTTCCGATTGTTAGTTTGTTTCCAAATGAAAAGAGCGGCTATTTTTTTATGGGAGCATCATTAGGAATGTTAGCGATCATTTTTATTCTACTTTGTTTTAGGGGAACAACAGAACAGGTTACAAATACGGATAACAAATCAGTACCGTTAAGACTTGCACTGAAAACTGTCATGACAAATATTCCATTTTTGATATTATGTGCTTCGTTCCTATTGGCCCAGCTTAGCTTAGGAATTCGCGGTGCTGCCGGTATCTATTACTTTATCTATAATGTAGGCAACGCCAATCTATTCAGTATCGTTTCTGGTATTGGCGGAATTATCGGGTTAGTTTTAACATTCTTGTCTCCATTGCTCGCATTGAGGATAGGCATGAAAAAATATTATATTCTTGTAGGTGCATTTACTGTTATAGATTTTCTCTTGATTTACTTTACACCAGTAAGCAATATTCCACTGGTTTTAACGCTTAATATTATGGCAGGAACATTGACTGGATTAACGATGTTTGCTGGTTGGGGCATGCTTCCAGATGCCATTTCCTATTCTATTAAAAGGAATGGGTTGCATATAGAAGGTGTTTATTATTCTCTTTACAACTTTATTCAAAAGCTGGGAACTTCCCTTGCCGGCGGTCTTGCTGGCTTTGTGTTAGCTGCATATGGCTATCAAACAGGCAATGCGCCAACTCCTCAAAGCTTAGAAGGAATTCTCGTAACATCTGCATTAATACCAGCAGCTTGTGCCCTTCTGTTTTCTATATTAATGGTGTTTTATAACTCCAATAAGGCAGAAGCAATAAACTCACAGATAGAAGGTGACCGTTCCAATGTGTTGTAAGGTTAAGGTGGATAACTTAAAAGTTGAAAACCAGGTAAACCCAATGGGAATAGATATAATGAAACCACGATTTAGCTGGACAATTCTTTCATCTAATCATAATGTTTTGCAAACGGCGTATCACATTATAGTGACAGATGAGCAGGGGATAAAAGTATGGAATTCAAACAAAGTAGAAACGGATCAGTCAGTATGGATTGAATATAATGGCTCTCCCCTCCAGTCTCGAACACGTTACAGCTGGCAAGTTAAGATTTGGGATAATCATGGAAATGAGACAGATTGGAGTGTGCCGCAAAATCTGGAAATGGGTTTATTATGCAAAGAAGATTGGCTGGCAGCATGGGTAGAACCAGAGCAGCAAGAGGCAGTTGAGGAAGCGGAGATTACTGTTCAAGACATATTTTCAGGAGCGTTAAAGGGGGAGAGTCTTGAGGAAAGAACGAAAAATCTTCATCCGCCAAAGCGGTTAAGACGATTGTTTACAATTAATAAGACGGTAAAAAAAGCCCGTCTCTATATGACAAGTCATGGTATTTATAAGCTGGAACTAAACGGGCGGAAACTAGAAAATATTGAATTTGCTCCAGACTTTACAGCATATAATGTTCATTTGCAATATCAGACATACGATGTGACTGGATATATAAACAAAGGGGAAAATGCCCTTGGTGTAGAATTGGCAGATGGCTGGTATATCGGCCGGATTCAGTTAACAGGCCATAGCTGCCAATATGGTAATAAATTAGGTGTGCTGCTCCAATTAGAGATTGAATTAGAGGATGGAACGAAAGAAATTATCACCTCAGATGAACAGTTTGTGTCAAGCTCAGGACCTTGGCAATATGCTGATTTGTTTATAGGCGAAAGCTATGATGCCCGTCTAGAGCAAGAGAATTGGAGCTGTGCAGAGTATGATGCTGCAGACTGGACTCCGGTTAAAAGAGCAGAATATTCCTTGGGAAATCTTTCTGCCCAATATGGTCCTGTTGTAAAAGCAATGGAGGAAATTGCTCCCCGAGAAATACATTATGAAGAGGATGGAGCTCAAATCATTGATTTTGGCCAAGTGATCGCTGGCCGCATGCGTATTCAAATGACTGTTCCTAGAGATACAAGGATAATTTTTGAGCATAGTGAGGTATTAGATGAAAACGGCAAATTTTTTATGAATATTATGGGCAGAAATAAAGATCAAACGAACTTTTATGTGGCAAAAGGGGATGACAGAGAGACATATGAACCAAGCTTTGTGTTCCATGGCTTCCGGTATGTGCGAGTAACTGGTCATCCGACACCTATTCAAACAGAAGATATTACAGCAGTTGTTTTATACAGCGATATGGAGATGACAGGGAACTTCACTTGTTCAGATGAGCGCCTAAATCGCCTGCAGCAAAACATTCAGTGGAGCCAAAAAACAAATATGCTGTCGATCCCGACAGATTGTCCGCAGCGGGAACGGGCTGGATGGACAGGTGATATTCAAGTGTTTGCTCCTACAGCTGCATATAATATGGATGTTTCTTCCTTCCTAACGAGGTGGCTTAAGGATGTTCGTTTAGAACAGTTTCCTGACGGGCAAATTGCTAACTATGTACCAACTGGAAAATATTATGTGAATGAAAGTAAAGCTAGTTTTGGAAATCTTTCAAGTGCAGGCTGGGGAGATGCTATCATTATCGTCCCATGGGTGCTGTATGAAAGATATGGTGATACAAGAATTTTAGAAGAGAATTATACTGCAATGACAAAGTGGTTGAATTATGTTCGGCAAACAGCAGAGTCAGAAATTCCTGACAGTTTAAAGGATGAACAAGATGCTGTTCGCTTAAATCGGCAAAAATATTTATGGAACACAGGCTTCCATTTTGGAGATTGGCTCATACCAAGCATGAAGGATCCAATTGAAAGTGCACTTAAGACAAAAGAACTTGTAGCCACATGCTTTTATGCCAATTCGGCTTTGCTTTTAGCGAAAATTTCCATTATCCTTGGCAAAAAAGAAACAGCAGCTATGTATGAGGAATTAAATCAACAGATTCGAAAAGCCTTTGAAGAAGAGTATATAGATAAGAACGGCAGAGTATCCTCACCTACACAAGGGATCTATATTTTAGCGCTGCAAATGAATATGGTTTCGGATAGTAAACGTCCTCTCGTAGTAAACCAGCTGATTCAATTAATTAAAGAGAATGGATATAAGTTAGACACGGGCTTTTTATCGATTTCATACTTAATGGATGTGTTGTGTAAAGAGGGCGAGCACGAAACAGCTTACCGTTTGCTTTTTCAAACACAATGTCCCTCCTGGTTATATGAGGTGGAAAATGGAGCAACAACGATTTGGGAGTCGTGGTCTGCAATTGCTCCAGACGGAACGGTCGGCCATATGTCCTTTAACCACTATGCTTTTGGCTGTGTAGGGGATTGGTTATATCGTTATATTGCCGGGATTAATCCAGGCGAGCCTGGATATAAAACGAGCATCATTGAACCACATACAGATTGTGGATTAACGTCGGCAGCTGCTGAAATAAATACGAAGTACGGAAAATTAAGCTCCTCTTGGACAAAAACAGACAATTTGGTGACATTGATTGTTGAGGTGCCTGCTAATACGACAGCAACAGTTGTGCTGTCACATAAATCAAATATACGATTAAATGGTACAGTCCTTGAAAATGATGAAAATGAACGTTTACAAATTCAAATTGGCAGCGGTTCTTATCAATTTGATTTTGCTGACAATTATGTTCCCCAATCATGATAAGAAAACAACATCCTTCCCAAACAGACAGGATGTTGTTTTTTTTAACGAGGCAGATAATTTTTAAATCTTTTACGAAGTAAATCAAGCTGCTCCATATTTTTTAATGATGTACCTGATTTGCCTATTTCCACAATCAAATTTTCCATCAGAAAAAGAGGGGCAATCATCGAATGGAATTCATTTTTTTCGCCTCTATCTGCATAAAGCAAAATGTCAAACTTTACAGGAGCTTCCAATACAGATTGATCACTGACAACAATGGTTTTACATTTTTTTTGACTAGCATGCTTTAGGAGTACCTCTGCCTCCTTCAAAAGCCTTCCAAAGCTGAAGAGCAGAACAGAATCATGCTCATCGATGTGTATAAGCTCCTCCATTATTTCACTCCCCAGCCACCGGATAATCCGTACATCCTGTCCATAACGGCGCAGCCGATAGCATAATAGCTCACCTAAACCAAAAGAAGGACCAGGAGCATAGATAAATAACTTATTAGTGTTGCGAATGCAAGATACCGCCTGTTCAAACGTCTCTTTTTGGAAAAAATTCAAGGTAGCTTGCAGATGCTGAATACTCCGGTTTAAATGATGGCTTTGCAAGTTGGAATATTCTAAATCTGTCATCGTGTTCAGCAATTTTTTAGCTGGTGTAACATCTCGTTTTTCCTTCAAAAATTGTTTGAATTCCTTCAAGTTTTTAAAGCCGACTGCATTCCAAAAACGAGATACAGAAGCAATACTAACACCGGCTGCCTTTGCTATGTCCTTTTCAGTAGAAATAAGAACAGCAGATTCATTGTGAACAATCCAATTTCCAACTCTGCAATGACTTGGTGACAACGAATTTAGGTCAAACATCGATTCTCTCCTTTTTCTTTCATCGTAGCATGAAGTGATAAAAAAATATCAAAATGTAAGAAAATGATAAAAAGTTTACAGTATTCTTACAATTGTCATATCGGATATTTATATTGCCTTCTTACAATGAAATAGAAGTTTAACTAAGAAGGGAGCTAGCACTATGAAACAAAAGTACACACTTACCCAGTCACAAAAAATGATGGTTTTTATTTTGTCTATGTCACTTTACGGCCTGTCCAACATGATTACTGAACTTGTACCTTCCATTTATTTAGGCCCAGTCGAATTTTCCATTGAGTACTTTGCTTTTATTCCTCTTACATTATGTATCTTGTTTCACCCGCTAATTGCTGGTGTTGGTGCGGCATTAGGAGAGATTATCTTCGGAGAAATAATGCTCGGTCAATTCGGAGGGTTTGGCGAGCTGGAGAAGTTTATCTCTTTTTCTCTAGCCATGTATATAGCTGGAATAATGGTCAAAGATCCAAGAAATAAACGGCAGGTTGGGATTGCTGCGATAACTGGAGTAACTATTCATCAATTAATCAGCATGATGGTTGATATTGGAAAAGTATGGATAGGGGTAGATGATTTTGAAACACTTCCAGGTCTTGCCGAAAGTGTTGTAGTAGTAGAGGGCTTTTCTTTCCTGAATGATATTCTATTTTCCGGAATCTTATTTGCCTTACTGCCAACACTGTATCTTGTCCCGCGCCTTTACGGCAAGATAGAACCATTGCTAGGTATGAAGCCGCGGACGCCTGATAATTCTTATGCTATTACGGGTATCTTGCATCCGAAGTTAATTATTCCTTCTATTGTATTGGCAATGGCTGCATTTGGTTTTGAGTACTTATCAGAAACAGATTTAAACATATTCGAATGGGAGGCATCCTTTTCAAGTTTGTCAGAATCGATGCTAACACTGATTTCCATCGTTGTTGCCGCAATAGTCACTGTTTCTATCATTATTGCTCTTTTAAAACGTTCTAAGAAGGAAAGGAATAAAGCAGCATGAACTCATTAATAGACATAAAGAATGTAAGCTTTACTTATCCAAACGAGAAAGAACCAATCCTTAAGGATGTCCATCTGACAGTAGAAAAAGGAGAGTTTTTAGCTGTTATTGGAGGAAATGGAAGCGGGAAGTCGACACTATGCAAGCTTTTAAACGGCTTAATTCCTCATTATTATTCAGGCGATTTTGAAGGAGAAGCGGTCATTAATGGTCTAAATTCGGCAACAAGTACGGTAGCAGAGCTGTCTGAGCATGTTGGCTATGTGTATCAAGATTTCGAAAACCAAATCGTCCAGGCGCGGGTTTTAGAGGATGCAGCCTTTGCTCCATTGCATTTTGGTTATTCCGATTATCTGGAAAGAGCACGGAACGCCCTTACAATTGTCGGTTTACAAGATTATGAGGACGAATTTGTGTGGCAGCTGAGCGGAGGGCAAAA
This genomic window contains:
- a CDS encoding antibiotic biosynthesis monooxygenase, translating into MFVNQAHFEGEKHNEDKLINKMKKTQEDLSGVEGLHAVEFWKKEKTDTVEYVIVSKWTAKKDFTAWLSREEHVNEHKEMIKQKKQGISEKPVMKKTIVQYETVEVSAL
- a CDS encoding cell division protein FtsQ — encoded protein: MKQKYTLTQSQKMMVFILSMSLYGLSNMITELVPSIYLGPVEFSIEYFAFIPLTLCILFHPLIAGVGAALGEIIFGEIMLGQFGGFGELEKFISFSLAMYIAGIMVKDPRNKRQVGIAAITGVTIHQLISMMVDIGKVWIGVDDFETLPGLAESVVVVEGFSFLNDILFSGILFALLPTLYLVPRLYGKIEPLLGMKPRTPDNSYAITGILHPKLIIPSIVLAMAAFGFEYLSETDLNIFEWEASFSSLSESMLTLISIVVAAIVTVSIIIALLKRSKKERNKAA
- a CDS encoding DUF2750 domain-containing protein, whose translation is MKLIKQFMLNRPADKRMAYFYGVVATDEQVWLLRNEEDDLLVLEGDEQYSFVLPVWPNRSFAEMESTHLEDPYEAFNMPLSKFIEELLIDVENDGGAAAIFPNQKDASIQTREEIIEMIRNI
- a CDS encoding alpha-L-rhamnosidase; translated protein: MKPRFSWTILSSNHNVLQTAYHIIVTDEQGIKVWNSNKVETDQSVWIEYNGSPLQSRTRYSWQVKIWDNHGNETDWSVPQNLEMGLLCKEDWLAAWVEPEQQEAVEEAEITVQDIFSGALKGESLEERTKNLHPPKRLRRLFTINKTVKKARLYMTSHGIYKLELNGRKLENIEFAPDFTAYNVHLQYQTYDVTGYINKGENALGVELADGWYIGRIQLTGHSCQYGNKLGVLLQLEIELEDGTKEIITSDEQFVSSSGPWQYADLFIGESYDARLEQENWSCAEYDAADWTPVKRAEYSLGNLSAQYGPVVKAMEEIAPREIHYEEDGAQIIDFGQVIAGRMRIQMTVPRDTRIIFEHSEVLDENGKFFMNIMGRNKDQTNFYVAKGDDRETYEPSFVFHGFRYVRVTGHPTPIQTEDITAVVLYSDMEMTGNFTCSDERLNRLQQNIQWSQKTNMLSIPTDCPQRERAGWTGDIQVFAPTAAYNMDVSSFLTRWLKDVRLEQFPDGQIANYVPTGKYYVNESKASFGNLSSAGWGDAIIIVPWVLYERYGDTRILEENYTAMTKWLNYVRQTAESEIPDSLKDEQDAVRLNRQKYLWNTGFHFGDWLIPSMKDPIESALKTKELVATCFYANSALLLAKISIILGKKETAAMYEELNQQIRKAFEEEYIDKNGRVSSPTQGIYILALQMNMVSDSKRPLVVNQLIQLIKENGYKLDTGFLSISYLMDVLCKEGEHETAYRLLFQTQCPSWLYEVENGATTIWESWSAIAPDGTVGHMSFNHYAFGCVGDWLYRYIAGINPGEPGYKTSIIEPHTDCGLTSAAAEINTKYGKLSSSWTKTDNLVTLIVEVPANTTATVVLSHKSNIRLNGTVLENDENERLQIQIGSGSYQFDFADNYVPQS
- a CDS encoding DUF2798 domain-containing protein, which produces MKIHIKYKQLVFAFFMSLSMSVFISFILVSINFGYSSHFLPQWLKMWGQAFICAFFGAYFFPKFIHKIMIKISFVETKVKETKGI
- a CDS encoding MarR family transcriptional regulator; this encodes MESEQRFKKLKEFQELFENIFSKTKTQHNFFPKTEYNLSDGHILILTYLYRIKTCTASDITKYLGITSGGGTVLTDTLLKHDLINRQRSASDRRVVELTLTPEGKKIVDRIIESRATAFVELLQDLEETEIDQMLNVFRKLNKKLK
- a CDS encoding MurR/RpiR family transcriptional regulator, with protein sequence MFDLNSLSPSHCRVGNWIVHNESAVLISTEKDIAKAAGVSIASVSRFWNAVGFKNLKEFKQFLKEKRDVTPAKKLLNTMTDLEYSNLQSHHLNRSIQHLQATLNFFQKETFEQAVSCIRNTNKLFIYAPGPSFGLGELLCYRLRRYGQDVRIIRWLGSEIMEELIHIDEHDSVLLFSFGRLLKEAEVLLKHASQKKCKTIVVSDQSVLEAPVKFDILLYADRGEKNEFHSMIAPLFLMENLIVEIGKSGTSLKNMEQLDLLRKRFKNYLPR
- a CDS encoding glycoside-pentoside-hexuronide (GPH):cation symporter is translated as MKNTGSLALKEKLAFGMGAFGKDFVYIFISMYLLYFYTDVLQIPATTAGAILLIVRLVDALFDLPFGFLVDKTRTRWGKLRPYLLFGAVPYGACAAFLFYAPAFSQSGKIFYAFTLYLLISILYSIVSIPHAALNTVMTDNIQERAHLSKYLVMFSGIAAAVAGVITVPIVSLFPNEKSGYFFMGASLGMLAIIFILLCFRGTTEQVTNTDNKSVPLRLALKTVMTNIPFLILCASFLLAQLSLGIRGAAGIYYFIYNVGNANLFSIVSGIGGIIGLVLTFLSPLLALRIGMKKYYILVGAFTVIDFLLIYFTPVSNIPLVLTLNIMAGTLTGLTMFAGWGMLPDAISYSIKRNGLHIEGVYYSLYNFIQKLGTSLAGGLAGFVLAAYGYQTGNAPTPQSLEGILVTSALIPAACALLFSILMVFYNSNKAEAINSQIEGDRSNVL